Proteins from a single region of Chrysemys picta bellii isolate R12L10 chromosome 9, ASM1138683v2, whole genome shotgun sequence:
- the PLP1 gene encoding myelin proteolipid protein isoform X2: MGWLECCARCLIGAPFASLVATGLCFFGVALFCGCGHEALTGTERLIETYFSKNYQDYEYLIDVIHAFQYVIYGTASFFFLYGALLLAEGFYTTGAVRQIFGDYKTTICGKGLSATFVGITYALTIVWLLVFACSAVPVYIYFNTWSTCQSIAFPTKTSASIGTLCADARMYGVLPWNAFPGKVCGSNLLSICKTPEFQMTFHLFIAAFVGAAATLVSLLTYMIAATYNFAVLKLMGRGTKF; this comes from the exons ATGG GTTGGTTAGAGTGCTGCGCAAGATGTCTGATAGGGGCACCCTTTGCTTCGCTGGTTGCCACTGGGTTGTGTTTCTTTGGGGTAGCACTGTTTTGTGGCTGTGGGCACGAAGCACTCACTGGCACCGAGCGGCTAATTGAGACCTACTTCTCAAAAAACTACCAGGATTATGAGTATCTTATTGACGT GATCCACGCGTTCCAGTATGTCATCTATGGAACGGCTTCTTTCTTCTTCCTCTATGGAGCCCTCCTTCTGGCTGAGGGCTTCTACACCACTGGTGCCGTCAGGCAGATCTTTGGCGACTACAAGACCACCATCTGCGGCAAGGGCCTCAGCGCTACG TTTGTGGGCATCACCTATGCCCTGACCATCGTCTGGCTCCTGGTGTTTGCCTGCTCTGCTGTGCCCGTCTACATTTACTTCAATACCTGGTCAACATGCCAGTCCATTGCCTTCCCCACCAAGACCTCTGCCAGTATAGGCACGCTGTGTGCTGATGCCAGGATGTATG GTGTCCTTCCATGGAATGCTTTCCCAGGAAAGGTGTGCGGCTCAAACCTTCTGTCCATCTGTAAGACCCCTGAG TTCCAAATGACCTTCCACCTGTTTATTGCCGCATTTGTTggtgctgcagccacactggtTTCACTG CTCACTTACATGATTGCCGCTACTTACAACTTTGCCGTCCTCAAACTCATGGGCCGAGGCACAAAGTTCTAG
- the PLP1 gene encoding myelin proteolipid protein isoform X1 produces the protein MGWLECCARCLIGAPFASLVATGLCFFGVALFCGCGHEALTGTERLIETYFSKNYQDYEYLIDVIHAFQYVIYGTASFFFLYGALLLAEGFYTTGAVRQIFGDYKTTICGKGLSATVTGGQKGRGSRGHHQAHSLERVCQCLGKWLGHPDKFVGITYALTIVWLLVFACSAVPVYIYFNTWSTCQSIAFPTKTSASIGTLCADARMYGVLPWNAFPGKVCGSNLLSICKTPEFQMTFHLFIAAFVGAAATLVSLLTYMIAATYNFAVLKLMGRGTKF, from the exons ATGG GTTGGTTAGAGTGCTGCGCAAGATGTCTGATAGGGGCACCCTTTGCTTCGCTGGTTGCCACTGGGTTGTGTTTCTTTGGGGTAGCACTGTTTTGTGGCTGTGGGCACGAAGCACTCACTGGCACCGAGCGGCTAATTGAGACCTACTTCTCAAAAAACTACCAGGATTATGAGTATCTTATTGACGT GATCCACGCGTTCCAGTATGTCATCTATGGAACGGCTTCTTTCTTCTTCCTCTATGGAGCCCTCCTTCTGGCTGAGGGCTTCTACACCACTGGTGCCGTCAGGCAGATCTTTGGCGACTACAAGACCACCATCTGCGGCAAGGGCCTCAGCGCTACGGTAACAGGGGGCCAGAAGGGGAGGGGTTCCAGAGGCCACCATCAAGCTCACTCTTTGGAGCGGGTGTGTCAGTGTTTGGGAAAATGGCTAGGACATCCCGACAAG TTTGTGGGCATCACCTATGCCCTGACCATCGTCTGGCTCCTGGTGTTTGCCTGCTCTGCTGTGCCCGTCTACATTTACTTCAATACCTGGTCAACATGCCAGTCCATTGCCTTCCCCACCAAGACCTCTGCCAGTATAGGCACGCTGTGTGCTGATGCCAGGATGTATG GTGTCCTTCCATGGAATGCTTTCCCAGGAAAGGTGTGCGGCTCAAACCTTCTGTCCATCTGTAAGACCCCTGAG TTCCAAATGACCTTCCACCTGTTTATTGCCGCATTTGTTggtgctgcagccacactggtTTCACTG CTCACTTACATGATTGCCGCTACTTACAACTTTGCCGTCCTCAAACTCATGGGCCGAGGCACAAAGTTCTAG